TATCTCAATAGAGGTTTTCAGTTAGGCAGTATTGCCAGTGTGATTGCTTCTCCCTTTGCGGCCAGTAGCTTCTCCTTGGCCGAATCCCTGGGCCAGTTTGTCTTGACGATCTCGGTTGTTGCCACAGGCTTACTGGTATTGCTGGTCTTGCGGTTGTATCTGGGATGGTCTTACGTGTGCGATCGCCTATTACGCGAAAAAATCTTTTATGAAGAAACTGGCTGGTATGACGGTCAATATTGGACCAAGCCTACCGATGTGCTGGATCGAGAACGGTTAATTGGGACTTATGAAGTACAGCCCATCCTAGAGCGTTTGCGGCGAAGTCTCTTAGGGCTAGGCTTAACTTTGGCAGGAGAATTTAGCCTTTGGTGGCTGATTACTGCTTACGCTTAACCCCCTAGTTAAAAATATATTTACCCAATCAGCATCTGATGCTAGAGTCTTACGCATGACCATGGGAAAACGCAATCATAGCCCTGCACTTGAGATCCATCTACTGCGGGAAGGGATTATTGAATCCAAGCATCAAGCTGAAGCCGTTGTCTGTGATACCAGGGGCAGAATGCTCTCTATTGCTGGGCAGACAGATACCTCTTGCTTTATTCGCTCCGCCTTAAAACCTGTGCAGGCCCTATCGGTTGTGACCAGTGGCGCAATGGAGCATTTTGATCTCAACGATCGGGATCTGGCGGTGATGTGTGGGTCCCACCACCATACTGTCGAGCAGGTGCGGCAAGTCTTTAATATCCTTTGGCACTGCGATATCGATCCGACAGCCTTGCAATGCCCGACTCCCCAAGGTTTAGATAGTCCTTTAGAACATAATTGTTCGGGTAAACATGCAGGGATGTTGGCGGTTTGCCAACAATGTCAGTGGCCCTTAAATACCTATATGGAGGCCCGGCATCAGGTTCAGCAGTTGATTCTCAACCAAATGGCGGAATTGCTGAAAATGCCAGCGGCAGAATTTATGCGCACCCACGATGACTGCGGTGTACCGACCTACTATATGCAGTTAGAGCAAATCGCGACCCTCTATGCCCATCTTAGTGCGGGTAATAATTTAAATATTGAGCGGGTGATGCGGGCAATGATTCACCATCCCACGTTGGTGGCAGGGCAAGGTCAATTTGATACGGATTTAATGACGTTATCTGCTGGAGAATTAGTCAGTAAATCTGGAGCTGAAGGTGTGCAATGTGTAGGCCGCATCGGTGAAGGCTTAGGCTTAGCGATCAAAGTTAAGGATGGGGCAAAGCGGGCGAAATATGCCGTCGCCATTCACTTGCTGCGAGAGTTAGGCTGGCTAGAACCCAGCCACGCCGATACCCTAGCCGATCGCTATTTATGTTTGAGCAACTATAAACGCCTAGAAGTGAATGGTGAGCTGGTGATGCTTTAGGCTAGATGAGTTTCAACCGCACTGACTAATCGGTCTGTCCAATGGTTGACCATTCCCATATTGCGGGCTTCTACCATGACGCGAATGAGAGGTTCTGTGCCGGAGGCCCGGACTAGAATTCGACCTTGATCCCCCATGTCATCTGTGGCTTGATCAATTAGGGTTTGGAGGGGTTGGCACTCTTGCCAGTTGCGCCTGCGATCGCGATCTTCGACGCGCACATTCTTGAGAAGTTGGGGATAAGTCTGGAAGCTGTCATCCACTAAACAGGAGAGGCGGGTCTTGTTTTGGCAAATAATGGTTGCTAAATGCAATGCTGTCAACAAACCATCGCCACTGACACCATAGTGGGGACATAAAATATGACCAGATTGCTCACCCCCTAACATGGAGCCGTGATTGAGCATCTCAGCATGGACATTTTGATCCCCCACGGCTGCTCGTAAGAGAGTGCCGCCTTGCTGTTGCCAAGCCAATTCGAACCCTAAATTAGACATTACGGTTGCCACAATCAAGTCATTGGGCAACTGATTTTGCTGCTGTAACGCTTTGCCCCACAGGTAGAGAATATAGTCGCCATCCACGGTTCGGCCTTGACAGTCAATCGCGAGCACGCGATCGGCGTCGCCATCAAAGGCAAAGCCGACATCAGCCTCATGTAAGTTAACGGCTGCTTTCAAGGGTTCTAAATGTGTAGAGCCGCAATTGACATTAATACGATCACCATCTGGCTGATCGTGTAAACAAATGACCTCAGCCCCCATGGCTTTAAAGACAGCAGGGGCTAACTGAGTGGCTGCGCCCCAAGCCAGATCCAGGACGACTTTCAGCCCTTGGAAATCGACTTGAGCGTGTAAGGGGGTCTGAATTGCATCGGTATAAGATTTTGTCAGTTCAGGCCGATGGAAATGATGTCCCCAGGTGCCCGAGGGCTGTTGTTGACCATAGGCTCGAATCCGTTGTTCAATTTTCCCTTGAGTGGCGGGAGGGAGCTTAGTACCGTTGGCTTGAAAAAATTTAATGCCATTATCTGCTGGCGGGTTATGACTGGCAGAGACCATCACGCCACCTACTGCTTCGGTGTGATGAGTTAAGTAGGCAACGGTGGGGGTTGGACATAATCCGATATGCCAAACATCTAGCCCAGCGGCGGTCAGACCTGCCGACAGGGCCATCGCTAACATATCGCTGGAGTTACGAGAGTCTTGACCCAGAATAAAAGGCTGACGGGGTGATGAATCTTGTCCCAACTCAAGTCCTGCACAAAAGCCTACTTGCAGCGCTAATTGAGGGGTGAGATGTTGACCGACATGGCCTCGAATCCCATCCGTTCCGAATAAGTTCACATCTTTTGCGGCTGCCACAACTTTGCGCGCTAGTTTGGCAGGTTGAACCGTGCGATCGCTTTTGATAACACTTTTCTGCTTAGATTGAGAAGTAACAGACATTGGACAATACACTCCACACCATGGCTGTACGATCCCCAAAGACGGAATACCTTATCTACGGGTGAGTAGATATACACAATGGATCCCTGCTTGGGTGTTCGTAAGCTTAACACTTAGGATAGAAAATAGCATGTTCACGGAAAGAGCTGCTGTACGCTTCTGGGATGTAATGGGCTAGAATATCGCGGTAGCCTTAGCTAGAGCTTTTTTTGAAGATTAGGCGCTTCCTACCGATGTCATGCGGATTATGCGAGTGTGCCCTATCCAATAGGATCAATGTCCCTTTCTAATCAATCATTTTCTTTACCACGACGTCAGCGTTCTCAACGCAGTGTCGGATCCGGCCCTCGAAAGTTTGTTTTTGGTGGCTTTATCAGCCTTTTATTGTTTGGAGCGATTGTTCCGCGCCTCAGTTTTTTGCAGATTACTGAAGGGGCACTGAATCTTCAGAGAGCCGAAGAGAATCGAGTTCGTTTAATTCCAAAACGGCCTGAACGGGGCAAAATCCTAGATCGTAAAGGCCGGATTCTGGCGAACAGCACCTATACCTATTCCGTTTTTGTTTGGCCCATTGCTCAAAAAGACGAAAAGTGGTCCCAAACGGTGGATGTCCTGTCTTCGATTCTTAAAATTCCTGAAGCAGAAATTCAGGAAAGAGTAGAGGTTGAAGGACATAACTCAACCTCTCTAGTCCGTGTGGCTCAAGGGTTGACCTTTCCCCAAGTGGTGGCGCTGTCGGAACGGATGAGCGACATTGTAGGTGTCGAAATTGATAAGGAGGCTATTCGCTATTACCCCCATGGTGAACTCGCTTCTCAAGTGATTGGCTATATCGGCGAAATTAGTGAAGAAGAGTTAGCCCGTAAACAAGACAAACCCTATCGCCTAGGAGATGTGGTTGGCCAATTAGGGATTGAAGCCTCCTATGAACAAAAGTTACGGGGCACGTGGGGAGGGAACCAAATTGAGGTGGATGGTGCAGGCCGGATTGTGCAAATCTTGGGCCAAAAATTGCCCATCGCTGGCGAGGATGTCAAACTCACCCTCGATTTAGAGGTGCAAAAGGCAGCCGAAAAGGCGTTAGGCAAACGGCAAGGGGCGGTGGTTGCCATCAATCCTAAGAACGGCGCTATTATTGCCATGGCCAGCTATCCAGGATTTAACCCCAACTGGTTTGCCAAGCGCGTCACAGAAAAGCAATGGCAAGAGTTACAGAATCGCAAATTCCCCTTTGTTAATCGGGCCATGCAGGCTTTTCCACCGGCGAGTACTTTCAAGATCGCCACTGCGATCGCAGGAATTGAATCCGGCAAATATTCTCCCAACGCCCTGGTAGCCACCTCAGCATCAGTGCATGGTGTGGGGGATTGGAATGGGGCAGGCTTTGGCGTGATTGGTTTTCAAACGGCCTTGCAGTGGAGTAGCAATACCTTTTTTGGCCGTGTGGGCGTGGGGACCAGTCCCAAAATTCTAATTGAGTGGGCTAAGCGTTTAGGGGTTGGGGAGAGAACGGGCATTGATATCCCCGGAGAATCTTCTGGGTTTATTCCTGATCCAGCTTGGAAAAAAGAGGTGTTTAAAGACGCCTGGTATCCTGCTGACACCGTTATGGTTTCTATCGGGCAGGGGGCAGTACAACTCAGTCCCCTCCAAGTCTCCCTCATTTTTGCTGCCATTGCCAATGGGGGGTATAAAGTCACCCCTCACCTATTCCAGTCCGATCAGCCCGATGACCAAGGGCGGACCTCCCTGAATTTAAAACCCAAGACCTTAAATACGATTCGTTCGGGTTTACGAGCGGTGGTCACCAGCGGTACAGGTCAGGCGTTAAATGTGCCTAGTATTCCCCCGGCAGCGGGCAAAAGCGGGACGGCTGAAGACCCCCCTCGTTCATCCCATACTTGGTTTGGGGCCTATGCTCCCTTTAATAACCCGGAAATTGTAGTGGTGGCCTTTGGTGAAAATACGGGCGGGGGTGGGGGATCTACGGCAGGCCCCATTGCCTTAAAAGTCTTGGAAGCCTACTTTAAGGCTCAGAAGAAATAGCCCTCATTAAGGATCGTTGACGACCATTGCCAGTTTTTTTTGGGTAACTCTACAATTGAGGGGCAATGATGTCGTCTTGCTTTGGCAAGGCAGGTAAGACTTATCGAAACGATTTACGGTAATCTCAAAGGCTTAAAGTCTAATCAAATCAAGCAGCTGCGGCGACTCTACCATCAGCGACTTCCGAGTGATCGCATCACGACTTCTGACTTTGCCCAACGATTAGCTGCCATCAGTACGGATATTCATCAGCCCATCAGCACCTATCTCAACCGTCGTGGCCAGGTGATTCGGGTGGGTGTGGGGTCTCCCCGGCAAACCCAAATTCCGCCTTTAGAACTGCCCCGATATGGTGCAGATCGCTTGAGCGGCATTCGCTGTGTTGCCACCACCCTTAAACAAGAGGTTCCTAAGGAGTCTGCGTTAACGGCGATGGCCTTACAGCGCTTAGATGCGTTGGCAGTGCTCACCATGACGGGCTCTGGTTTTGAGCGGCGCGGTGGTGGAGCCACGGGATATGTACGGTCGACCTACCTGGCTCATCTCGTGCCTGATCCAACCACCCCTTGGACCATTTCTTCCCCGTTGAGTCTCGAACAATTGGCTCAACAGAATTTGATGGATTTGGTGGAAGCCTTAGAGTCTGAATTTGGACGCTCTCTCAATACCCGCTCGTCAGGGACATCTGAAGCTGAGCAGGTGTTAATGGTTGGCGTTATTCCTCAAACCGTCTCCACAGAAGAGATGAAGGCTAATTTGGCTGAGGTGGCGCTCTTAGTGGAGAGTGCAGGTGGAGTCGTGGTAGAGACAATTCACCAAAAGCGCTCTCATCCCCATCCCCAAACGGTTGTGGGAGCCGGTAAAGTCAAGGAAATTGCCCTAAGGGCCCAAACCTTAGGGGTGACGCTCATTGTTTTTAATCTGGATCTTTCTCCGTCTCAGGTGCGTAATTTAGAGACCCAAATTGGCATTCGTATTGTCGATCGCACAGAAGTGATCTTAGATATCTTTGCCCAGCGGGCCCAATCCCAAGCGGGCAAATTACAGGTGGAGCTCGCGCAACTGGAGTATATGCTGCCGCGACTGGCAGGTCGCGGCCAAGCCATGTCTCGCCTTGGAGGTGGTATTGGCACCCGAGGACCGGGAGAAACCAAGCTGGAAACGGAGCGACGGGCCATTCAACGCCGAATCAATACCTTGCAACAGGCGGTCAACCAGCTCCAGGCTCACCGTTCCCGTCTGCGTCAACGTCGTCAGCATCAGCGAGTCCCATCCGTTGCTGTGGTGGGCTATACCAATGCTGGTAAGTCGACGCTACTGAATGTGTTGACCAATGCTGAAGCCTATACGGCGGATCAACTCTTTGCCACTCTCGATCCTACGACCCGTCGCCTTAGCATTCCCGATCCTGAAACTCATGAGATGCGAACTCTGGTACTAACGGATACCGTGGGATTTATCCATAACCTCCCTCCTCCGTTGATGGATGCGTTTCGAGCCACTTTGGAAGAGGTGACGGATGCTGACGCCTTGTTGCATGTTGTGGATTTGTCCCATCCCGATTGGGAAAATCATTTGCGGTCGG
The genomic region above belongs to Acaryochloris sp. CCMEE 5410 and contains:
- a CDS encoding CGLD27 family protein, yielding MNAPVSNCPVPLEQQPLNEYQSLQESCFFRWATLEDAAYLNRGFQLGSIASVIASPFAASSFSLAESLGQFVLTISVVATGLLVLLVLRLYLGWSYVCDRLLREKIFYEETGWYDGQYWTKPTDVLDRERLIGTYEVQPILERLRRSLLGLGLTLAGEFSLWWLITAYA
- a CDS encoding asparaginase, giving the protein MTMGKRNHSPALEIHLLREGIIESKHQAEAVVCDTRGRMLSIAGQTDTSCFIRSALKPVQALSVVTSGAMEHFDLNDRDLAVMCGSHHHTVEQVRQVFNILWHCDIDPTALQCPTPQGLDSPLEHNCSGKHAGMLAVCQQCQWPLNTYMEARHQVQQLILNQMAELLKMPAAEFMRTHDDCGVPTYYMQLEQIATLYAHLSAGNNLNIERVMRAMIHHPTLVAGQGQFDTDLMTLSAGELVSKSGAEGVQCVGRIGEGLGLAIKVKDGAKRAKYAVAIHLLRELGWLEPSHADTLADRYLCLSNYKRLEVNGELVML
- the glmM gene encoding phosphoglucosamine mutase, coding for MSVTSQSKQKSVIKSDRTVQPAKLARKVVAAAKDVNLFGTDGIRGHVGQHLTPQLALQVGFCAGLELGQDSSPRQPFILGQDSRNSSDMLAMALSAGLTAAGLDVWHIGLCPTPTVAYLTHHTEAVGGVMVSASHNPPADNGIKFFQANGTKLPPATQGKIEQRIRAYGQQQPSGTWGHHFHRPELTKSYTDAIQTPLHAQVDFQGLKVVLDLAWGAATQLAPAVFKAMGAEVICLHDQPDGDRINVNCGSTHLEPLKAAVNLHEADVGFAFDGDADRVLAIDCQGRTVDGDYILYLWGKALQQQNQLPNDLIVATVMSNLGFELAWQQQGGTLLRAAVGDQNVHAEMLNHGSMLGGEQSGHILCPHYGVSGDGLLTALHLATIICQNKTRLSCLVDDSFQTYPQLLKNVRVEDRDRRRNWQECQPLQTLIDQATDDMGDQGRILVRASGTEPLIRVMVEARNMGMVNHWTDRLVSAVETHLA
- the mrdA gene encoding penicillin-binding protein 2, yielding MSLSNQSFSLPRRQRSQRSVGSGPRKFVFGGFISLLLFGAIVPRLSFLQITEGALNLQRAEENRVRLIPKRPERGKILDRKGRILANSTYTYSVFVWPIAQKDEKWSQTVDVLSSILKIPEAEIQERVEVEGHNSTSLVRVAQGLTFPQVVALSERMSDIVGVEIDKEAIRYYPHGELASQVIGYIGEISEEELARKQDKPYRLGDVVGQLGIEASYEQKLRGTWGGNQIEVDGAGRIVQILGQKLPIAGEDVKLTLDLEVQKAAEKALGKRQGAVVAINPKNGAIIAMASYPGFNPNWFAKRVTEKQWQELQNRKFPFVNRAMQAFPPASTFKIATAIAGIESGKYSPNALVATSASVHGVGDWNGAGFGVIGFQTALQWSSNTFFGRVGVGTSPKILIEWAKRLGVGERTGIDIPGESSGFIPDPAWKKEVFKDAWYPADTVMVSIGQGAVQLSPLQVSLIFAAIANGGYKVTPHLFQSDQPDDQGRTSLNLKPKTLNTIRSGLRAVVTSGTGQALNVPSIPPAAGKSGTAEDPPRSSHTWFGAYAPFNNPEIVVVAFGENTGGGGGSTAGPIALKVLEAYFKAQKK
- the hflX gene encoding GTPase HflX, coding for MARQVRLIETIYGNLKGLKSNQIKQLRRLYHQRLPSDRITTSDFAQRLAAISTDIHQPISTYLNRRGQVIRVGVGSPRQTQIPPLELPRYGADRLSGIRCVATTLKQEVPKESALTAMALQRLDALAVLTMTGSGFERRGGGATGYVRSTYLAHLVPDPTTPWTISSPLSLEQLAQQNLMDLVEALESEFGRSLNTRSSGTSEAEQVLMVGVIPQTVSTEEMKANLAEVALLVESAGGVVVETIHQKRSHPHPQTVVGAGKVKEIALRAQTLGVTLIVFNLDLSPSQVRNLETQIGIRIVDRTEVILDIFAQRAQSQAGKLQVELAQLEYMLPRLAGRGQAMSRLGGGIGTRGPGETKLETERRAIQRRINTLQQAVNQLQAHRSRLRQRRQHQRVPSVAVVGYTNAGKSTLLNVLTNAEAYTADQLFATLDPTTRRLSIPDPETHEMRTLVLTDTVGFIHNLPPPLMDAFRATLEEVTDADALLHVVDLSHPDWENHLRSVMDLLGTMPITPGPGLIAFNKMDQVSSEALALAQDQFPQAVFISAQERLGLNTLRHKLLELIDYADCAISSL